TCAACCTGCTCTTCGTCGGGCTCACCCTTGCGCTTCACCAGATGAGCACCTTCCACACCGTCCTTTCCATAGAGACCAAGGGTGTTGTGCTCAAACAGAATCTCGATGTTCTCGCGTTCCATCACACGCTGCTGCATCACTTTCGAAGCACGCAGGAAAGGCTTGCGCACAATCATATATACTTTCTTGCAGAGACCAGCCAGATAGAGGGCATCCTCGCAGGCTGTGTCGCCACCGCCCACAACGGCAACCGTTTTTTTGCGATAGAAGAAACCGTCGCAAGTGGCGCAGGCCGATACTCCCATGCCGTTATACTTGCGCTCATCGTCCAGACCCAGGTATTTTGCCGAGGCACCAGTGGCAATGATAACGGTGTCGGCCTCCAGTTCGCGACCGTTATCGTCCCACAACTTATAGGGGCGTGACGAGAAATCAACTTTGGTGATCTCACCATCGCGAATATCGGCACCGAAGCGCTCGGCCTGTTCGCGCAGGTCCATCATCATCTGATTGCCATCCACACCTTGAGGATAGCCGGGGAAATTTTCTACTTCTGTGGTCTGCGTGAGCTGACCGCCGGGCTGCATACCGCTATATTCCACGGGCTGCAGATTGGCGCGACTGGCATAGATGGCTGCTGTATAGCCGGCAGGACCACTGCCAATGATAAGACATTTTACATGTTCCATAGTCTTTGTGTGGGGGATTTTTAGTGAAGCAGAGCTTCAATCTGTTTCTCAATATTCTCAATCTTCTCGGTAGGCTCAAAACGGGCCACTACCATACCTTTCTTGTCGATGAGAAATTTAGTGAAGTTCCATTTAATATCTGATTTCTCTTTATAATCGGGGTCGGCCTTTGACAGCATGTCGTCGAGGATCGGAGCTATGGGGTGCTCCATGTCCCAGCCGGCAAAGCCTTTCTGTTCCTGTAAAAACTTGAACAAAGGATCGGCATCGGGACCGTTCACCTTTACCTTCTTGAACTGGGGGAACTCAGTACCGAAGTTCAGTTTGCAGAACTCGTGGATAGACTCGTCGGTGCCGGGAGCCTGGTGGCCAAACTGGTTGCAGGGGAAGTCAAGAATAGTAAAATCGGCAGAACGGAATTTCTCGTACAGCTTCTCAAGTTCTTCATACTGAGGGGTGAAGCCACACTTAGTGGCTGTGTTGACAATCAGTACAACCTCGTTAGCATACTCGCGGAGCGATACGTCCTTTCCTTTTCTGTCTTTGACAGTATAATCATAAATAGTTCTCATTGGAGTTTTTTGAATATAATAAAATATGTGTAATAGTCTTTTTTGATTTATTTGCAAAAATACGGAAAAACTTTATCTTTGCCAAACATATTGTTGAAAAAATACTTGTTGTGTTGGAAAAAGGGGGAATAGGAAAAGAGCACAGGGATTATAGTCCCCAGGCTCTTTTCACATTCTCTATAGGAAGTGTCTCTACATGTTCCTCAGTGTCATCGGGCAGGTTGCAGAAAAAGTCTATGCCCGTGAGGCGCTCCAGCTGGCGGATGTTCACGGCATAGTTGGCCAGTGGCAACTTCTCGGCATAACTGTCCACATGCTCCATCCAGAAGCCCACGGCTTTATAGCCCTGCTCGTTTTTCAGCAGCAGTGCCACAAAGAAATACTTGGGCACAATGAGTTTGCCGCCAATCCGTTTGATGATCTGATGGTCTTCTATGGTGCCTCCCTTTACCACATAGAGCATTTCGGTGGTGGTAGAGTTGGCCCACGAACGCACTTGTCCTTCCAGCCGGTACCAAGGGCTACGCTCGTTTACCGAGGCATTCTTGTTGCTGCCGTTGAAGTTGGAATACTGCGGCTGCATATTGGTGAGAAAGAAAGTTTGATAGTTGGCCATGTATGAATACAGGCGGTCGGCCGAAGGGCAGAGGTGTCCATGGTCAAAGCCACTGCCGTATATGTAGTCCTCGCTCAGGCGGTCGGCCGTATGAATCAACGGGTCGTTGGGATATTGGTTGTCATCGCTCTTATAGCGCGTCGTGTTGTGGGCGCAGAGCGCACTGTTCAGCTGATAGGCCGACCATCGTTGTGCCTTCTTGTCTTTATCCCATTCCACGCAGTAGTTCACGTCATAGCTGTCGTTGGTCTTATGCACCAGCACCACAGAATTGCCCCCTTTCACTCGTGGCATTTCCAGTCGGCCCAATGCCGGTTCCTCATTCGTGTCGTTTGAATTGCTGCTATACGTGTCGGCAGTGTCGTTGTCATCATCCTTGCTGCACGAATAGAGTAGGGATATGCAGAGGGCATAGCCGACCAGGAGCAGCAGGAAGCGGTAGTTAAATAATCTCTTCATGTGTTGGAACGAAACAAAAAGGTGCGCTCCGAGGCATATGCAACTACCCTGAACGCACCTTTATGACTTTTTAAAGTATTGGTCTCTCTTATTTCTTCGAAGCCTTACCGTAGCGGCTCATGAACTTGTCAACACGACCAGCGGTGTCAACGAGCTTGCTCTTACCAGTGTAGAAGGGGTGAGAGCTGCTTGAGATTTCAACTTTTACCACGGGGTAAGTTTCGCCTTCGAATTCCACTGTGTCGGTGGTTTTTGCTGTGGACTTCGTAAGGAACATATCGCCGTTAGACATGTCCTTGAACACGACGGGGCGATAGTTTTCGGGATGAATACCTTTTTTCATTTCTGTTTAAAATATTGAATTATACAAATGTTTTGCTATGAATGATTCTTATCAACTTCATGCTTTTGGGCTGCAAAGGTACAATTTTTTTTGTGAACCCCCAAATATTTATCCGAAAAATTGAATAAAGATAGGCTCTTGATTCTTTTTCCCCTTTTTATCGGGTTTGTGCCCTGAACCATTGCTCTTTCACTTGCTCAACTGTTTGGGTCTCAACGCTCTGTTCAACATTATCCGGCAGATTGTGGAAGAAATTGATGCTGGTGAGCTGTTCCAGTTGACTGATGTTGACCACAAAGTCCGTCAAGGGCGTCTTTGTACCTATGCTTGCATGCTCCACCCAGAAGCCTAAAGCCGAATAACTGTTGCCGCTTTTCCCCAGCAGGGCCATAAAGAAGTATTTGGGCACCGGGATGGTCTCCTCGTCGTTGGAGATATAGCTGATGATCATATCCTCACTGTCTATGGTTCCGCCCTTGCACACGTAGAGCGTGTCGAACGCTTCTGCCCAGGTGCGCACCTGATCCTCCATTCTCGACCATATACCGGCGTTGAACGAGTGCGTTTGCGGCTGCATGTTGGTGAGGAAAAACGTCTGTGCATTGCACTCCTCAGCGCTCAGTCGGTCGGCCGAAGGGCAAATATGCCCATGGTCGTAGCCGTTGCCTTTGTAAGGATCGGCAGCGAACTGCAGGTTGTCCGGCAAGAAAAAGTCGTTGGGATAGGTGCTGCCCGAGCGGCTGGTGTTGGACTGCAGCACACTCTCGTACAGCTGGTAGCAGCTCCATCGCTGCGCCTTCTTTGACGTGTCCCATTCCACGGCGTAGTTGATGCCCGTTTCCATAGACACATCGTTCAGCTGTGCTTTGTGTATGATAATTCGGGAGTTGCCATTCTCTTTGCTCTGAGGAAACTCCAAGCGTGATAACGCAGCCTGAAGCTCGGCAGGCGGAAGGATGGGGTTGAAGGCCTTGCGTATGGTGAGATAATTGCCAGTTTCGTATTCAAGCGTACTTCCCTTATAGTTGACCACCTTTCCGCAAACCACCACCGTGTCGCCGATATGCAGGTCGGATACAGAAGTGGCTCTGGCGCCATTGAGCAGTTTGCCGCGATATACATACATCTGTTTGCTGCCCATGGCCGTGTCGGAGATGTAGTAAGTGATATTACCATACTGAGAACTGGCTTCTTTTATCTTGCTTACTACACCTTGTGTATATACTTCAGCCCCCTCGGCCAGATAGGCGTCGGCCCCCAAACTGGCGCACGCATCCAGAAGCTCGGTCACAGTAAAGGGTGCATCCTTGCTCCCTTTGTTATGATGCAAAAAGTCGATGCTGCTGATCTCACTGGTCTTGAACAGATACTTCTCGCCATTGGAGAGGTTGATTTGCAAGGCAGTCTGGGCCTGAACTACTAAAGATGCAATAAGAGTGAGTGTTAGTAGAATCTTTTTCATAACGGATATCTTTTTGTTTTTGCAAAGATAGATATTTTTTCTGAAATATTCGTCATTCATCATTCATAATTTATATTTTACATTTTTTGTTATTATCATATTGATTCATAAGATGATAAGTGTTGGCAAGAAATAGAATAAATTCTATACTTTAATAGTTGAATGGCTGGAACAAATTATAGCTATAATTTTTTGAATTTTAGCTATAATTCCAGCAATTATAGCTATAATTTATTTCAGCGCGCTTCATTTTAACCTCCCAAATAATAAGAACTGTTGTTCAATAAGATTCAAAAAAGACCTGTTTCTTTTGGTTTTTCAATTGGTTTGCACTACCTTTGCAAATGCTATCTGCCCATATATGCTGTGATGCACATTGAGGTGTGCGGAGTAATAGGGTGGGGCACTACATATTAGAAGGCGTTACTGACGCTTTGTTTTTGGATCCATCGAAACTTCCACAAATCGAATTAGTAATCCAAGACAAATGCAAGGGTAACTCCACGGGGTGTAGTATATACTCTCCGTAGTGTGCTGCGAGGGCTAATCATGTCCTCACAAGCACACTTTACGGTGTCTATATACTTCAACGTGGGTGTTTACTCTGTTTGTTCTTATTACTAAGGCTGTGGAAGGCCTCGATGGATGGAACAAGCAGATGTTAAGCACCCACACTTTTATTATGTAGTACCCAATTGAAAATTTAACCAATCTGACTTTGGGTGTTTGTCAGACCATTGACTGCTGACTGATGCCTGAAAAAGCGGTAGATATACTTGAAAACGATTTCTCGCCAGAGATTTTGGCTCAAATACTTCGCGACCATACAACGGGAAGGAATATTCTTTGGTGTACCCACGATTATGAATCGAAAGGAGATGGCTATCAATATTCCGACGAAATACGACGCGAGTTGATTACGGGAGAGCATGGAACCATCATCCGTCCACGTGTTCTGAAGTCGAAAGAGGAACAGTCGGACAGGGTCAAAGATATGGCTGAGGTGTTTACGCCGTCTTGGGTAGTAAAGATGATGGTGGACTATGTCAGCATTGAAGTCAATACACTCTCTCTGGAGCTTACTTGCGGCGAAGCCCCCTTCCTTGTTTCCCGCTACGATGCTACTACGGGCGAACCGATTGACATTAATGAGCGCGTTGGCTTACTCGATAACAAGCTTCGAATGGTGAACGAGCAGCAACTTAGCAATGACGAATGGCTTACACAGGTTCG
The sequence above is a segment of the Prevotella sp. E9-3 genome. Coding sequences within it:
- a CDS encoding DNA/RNA non-specific endonuclease, coding for MKKILLTLTLIASLVVQAQTALQINLSNGEKYLFKTSEISSIDFLHHNKGSKDAPFTVTELLDACASLGADAYLAEGAEVYTQGVVSKIKEASSQYGNITYYISDTAMGSKQMYVYRGKLLNGARATSVSDLHIGDTVVVCGKVVNYKGSTLEYETGNYLTIRKAFNPILPPAELQAALSRLEFPQSKENGNSRIIIHKAQLNDVSMETGINYAVEWDTSKKAQRWSCYQLYESVLQSNTSRSGSTYPNDFFLPDNLQFAADPYKGNGYDHGHICPSADRLSAEECNAQTFFLTNMQPQTHSFNAGIWSRMEDQVRTWAEAFDTLYVCKGGTIDSEDMIISYISNDEETIPVPKYFFMALLGKSGNSYSALGFWVEHASIGTKTPLTDFVVNISQLEQLTSINFFHNLPDNVEQSVETQTVEQVKEQWFRAQTR
- a CDS encoding glutathione peroxidase, translated to MRTIYDYTVKDRKGKDVSLREYANEVVLIVNTATKCGFTPQYEELEKLYEKFRSADFTILDFPCNQFGHQAPGTDESIHEFCKLNFGTEFPQFKKVKVNGPDADPLFKFLQEQKGFAGWDMEHPIAPILDDMLSKADPDYKEKSDIKWNFTKFLIDKKGMVVARFEPTEKIENIEKQIEALLH
- a CDS encoding DNA/RNA non-specific endonuclease, encoding MKRLFNYRFLLLLVGYALCISLLYSCSKDDDNDTADTYSSNSNDTNEEPALGRLEMPRVKGGNSVVLVHKTNDSYDVNYCVEWDKDKKAQRWSAYQLNSALCAHNTTRYKSDDNQYPNDPLIHTADRLSEDYIYGSGFDHGHLCPSADRLYSYMANYQTFFLTNMQPQYSNFNGSNKNASVNERSPWYRLEGQVRSWANSTTTEMLYVVKGGTIEDHQIIKRIGGKLIVPKYFFVALLLKNEQGYKAVGFWMEHVDSYAEKLPLANYAVNIRQLERLTGIDFFCNLPDDTEEHVETLPIENVKRAWGL
- a CDS encoding type B 50S ribosomal protein L31; amino-acid sequence: MKKGIHPENYRPVVFKDMSNGDMFLTKSTAKTTDTVEFEGETYPVVKVEISSSSHPFYTGKSKLVDTAGRVDKFMSRYGKASKK
- the trxB gene encoding thioredoxin-disulfide reductase, which produces MEHVKCLIIGSGPAGYTAAIYASRANLQPVEYSGMQPGGQLTQTTEVENFPGYPQGVDGNQMMMDLREQAERFGADIRDGEITKVDFSSRPYKLWDDNGRELEADTVIIATGASAKYLGLDDERKYNGMGVSACATCDGFFYRKKTVAVVGGGDTACEDALYLAGLCKKVYMIVRKPFLRASKVMQQRVMERENIEILFEHNTLGLYGKDGVEGAHLVKRKGEPDEEQVDIAIDGFFLAIGHKPNTDIFKEWLDTDEVGYLKKIDGTPRTKLPGIFVAGDCADPTYRQAISAAGTGCQAAIEAERFLLG